One window of the Coffea eugenioides isolate CCC68of unplaced genomic scaffold, Ceug_1.0 ScVebR1_153;HRSCAF=624, whole genome shotgun sequence genome contains the following:
- the LOC113755503 gene encoding uncharacterized protein LOC113755503 has translation MIKGKWERVQTSWTWENFTREFNEKFLPPLIQEKREDEFIMLKQGTLNVAEYEGKFTKLSKYAPELVTNERKRIRRFVQGLNVEIQEGLAAAQISTFTEALEKAQRVESARMQASKRTPPSKIGRGMGGVRTTRASRGVLSRGGRSGPVQARGVPSSGSAVTPQVNCGYCGKPNHLENECWRKSGKCLFCGNAEHQLANCPSKVKVRGSTQKSEKSTSKQTSARGSRPRVTARVYALDHQQIPDATEAVKGTIPIFYRLVKVLIDPDATHSFVNPNFISGIDLKPIQLPYDLEVRTPTGDQNLLANLVYKDCEIWVGERKLLANLIGLAIKGYDVILGMDWLALYNAQLNCKTKTVELCIPREANLKLDMRGRLASSALISGIRVRKMLSKGAQGYLAFLSITLVIK, from the exons ATGATAAAGGGAAAATGGGAGAGAGTCCAAACctcttggacttgggagaatttcacgaggGAGTTCAACGAGAAGTTCCTTCCGCCTCTGATCcaagagaaacgggaggacGAGTTTATAATGTTGAAACAAGGAACTCTTAATGTTGCTGAGTATGAAGGGAAGTTTACTAAGCTTTCTAAGTATGCTCCCGAATTGGTGACCAATGAGCGGAAAAGGATAAGACGTTTTGTACAAGGGCTTAATGTAGAAATCCAAGAGGGCTTGGCTgcggcccaaatctctacgtttactgaggctttagagaaagcgcaaagaGTTGAGAGCGCAAGAATGCAA GCTAGTAAAAGAACCCCACCTTCCAAGATCggaagaggaatgggaggagTAAGGACTACTAGAGCTTCAAGGGGAGTTTTATccagaggaggtcgtagtgggcCAGTTCAAGCAAGAGGAGTGCCTTCTAGTGGTTCGGCAGTGACGCCTCAAGTTAACTGTGGTTACTGTGGTAAACCAAATCATTTGGAGAATGAGTGTTGGAGGAAGTCGGGGAAGTGTTTGTTCTGTGGTAATGCCGAGCACCAGCTCGCAAATTGTCCAAGTAAGGTGAAAGTACGAGGCAGCACTCAAAAGTCAGAAAAATCAACCTCTAAGCAAACTAGTGCTAGAGGGAGTCGACCTAGAGTAacggctagggtttatgcactggatcaTCAACAGATTCCCGATGCGACCGAGGCGGTtaaaggtacgatccctattttctaCCGTTTAGTTAAGGTTTTAATTGACCCAGATGCAAcgcattcttttgtaaaccctaatttcataaGTGGAATAGACTTAAAGCCAATTCAGTTACCTTATGATTTAGAGGTTAGAACACCGACTGGGGATCAAAATTTACTAGCTAATTTGGTGTATAAGgattgtgagatatgggttggagaaCGGAAATTACTGGCCAATCTGATAGGTTTGGCGATTAAagggtatgatgtgatcctaggaatggactggttagctcTTTATAATGCTCAGTTGAACTGTAAGACGAAAACAGTAGAATTGTGCATTCCGAGAGAGGCAAACCTGAAATTGGATATGAGGGGtagattagcctcatctgcacttatctcaGGAATTCGAGTTAGGAAAATGCTAAGTAAGGGAGCTCAGGGATATTTGGCTTTCTTATCAATAACCCTAGTGATAAAGTGA